From the genome of Prosthecobacter fusiformis:
GAAGCCTGTGGCGAACATCTCCGGGAGGACGATGAGCGAGCCGGGCAGGGGAGGGGACTCATTCAACAAATGACGAACCTTGGCAAAATTCGCTGTCTTGTCCTCCCAGACGGAGTCGAGCTGAATGGCGTAAATGTGCATGAAGCAATGAGTGCAGGAGAAACGCTATCTCTCAACTAGTTGCGAGGAAAGCGGCCAATCATTTGGTCTGCCCGAGCACATGAAAAAGCAAAAAACTGAAGCCTGTTTAATTCATACTTGACTAGTGTATTATAATTCGATAGGAATATAAACGTTACCGTTAGGAACTTGGAAAAGTCGTACCTCGACCGCCTCACATTTTATGAATTCTCCTTTCATTCATAGGCTCGCCCATCTCAAGGCGATGACCCCTACCATCCTGGTGGTCGCAAGTTTTGTGGTGCTTGCTTCGGCTGAGGAAACAAAAAAGGAGAGCTATTACCGAGCTCCTAAAAGCTACAGCACCACCCGTGATACCGATGTGCCCAGGTATGCCCGCCGCGCTTCGGAGATCGGCTGGGATACGCTGAAGAATGCGGACTGGTTAGACCTGGGCCTGGACTATCGTTTTCGTTACGAGCACCGCGATGATGATCTGCGCCGCAATCAGGCCATCCTGGATGAGCCGCTGCTGCACCGCACACGGGCCTATCTCGGTATTCGGGACATTCTGGATCCCTTTCGTTTTGCCGTGGAGATGCAGGATTCAAGACGTTACAATGGCAACTTCCCCAAGGATAACCGCGACGTAAACGAGTTTCAGATCATCCGGTTGTATGCGGAGTTATACTTCGATGATGCCCTGGGCACGGACGCCTTCGGGAATAAGCGTCCATTGAGCATTCGTTACGGGATTCACAACTTTGAGTTTCTGGACCGTCGCCTCATCGGCAATAACCAATGGCGCAATACAGCCAACGCCTTTCAAGGTTTCCAGGGCGCACTGGGCCAGGAAAGCAATGACTGCCAGCTTGACCTCCTGGCCGTTCAGCCACTGGACCGCCTACTTTATGGCTGGGACCGTCCGGTCAAGGAACAGTGGTTTTATGCAGCCATCGGTCACTGGAGGCGCTGGTCAGACATCATCACTTTGGAGCCCTATTACCTGGCACTCAACCAATCCGCCTATGATGAGGTGGAGGAACGTCTCGTGCATTCTCCGGGTCTGCGGGGTTACGGTACGGTGGGCAAAACAGGATTCGATTATGACTTCAGTCTGACTTACCAATTCGGTTATAACGGTGCACGGGATGTGAAGGCCTATGCTGGGACGGCAGAGATCGGCTATAGCTTCAAGCAGCCCTGGAGCCCCCGGCTCAGTTTCTTCTACGGTTATGCCAGTGGCGACCGGGATCCCAACGACAATGAGGACAATCGCTTTGAGCGCTTCTTCGGTTTCGGCCGCCCATGGTCCGCGAATGACTACATCGTTTATGAAAACATCAGCACGCCAAAGCTGCGTCTGGAACTGACGCCTTCAAAAAAAGTGCGCATGGACTTGGGCTATAGCTACTACTGGGTGGCCAGTGACAAGGACCGTTTCTCCGGTGGCGGCTTACGTGATCCACAGGGAAATAGCGGCAGCATGATCGGTCATGAATTCGACGGACGGATACGCTGGCAGGTCACTCCGAAAGTCGAAGCCATCCTAGGGTATGCGCATTTCACCCCCGGCGATTTTACCCGCAATCAGGGTCGCCCCGATGACACCGACTTCGCCTATTTGGAAATCAGCATCAAAGCTTTCTAACCAACAGTGTTTCATCGCCCGTCTTTCTCTTAACTCAACATCCCCAATCATCCAATGAACCGCAGACACTTCCTCACCACTCTCGGAGCCGCTGGCCTCGCCTCTTGCAGCAAAAAACCTGTCGATGCAAATGCACCCCTTCGTTTCGGCCACTTTCCGAACATCACTCACATTCAGGGGCTAGTGGCTCATGCTCTGAGCCGACAGGGCAAAGGCTGGTTTGAACCCCGCCTGGGCGTGCCCGTGGAGTGGTTTGTTTACAATGCGGGCCCTTCTGCCACCGAGGCTATTTTTGCCCGCTCGCTGGACGTCACGTACATTGGTCCCAGCCCGGTGCTGAATGCCTATGCCAAATCAAAAGGCAGTGAGGTGCGCGTGCTCGCTGGTGCTGCGACCGGAGGCAGTGCTCTGGTGGTACGACCTGACTCAGGTATCAACACGCCAGCGGATTTCAGGGGCAAACGCATTGCCACCCCCCAGCTTGGCAATACCCAGGATGTGCAGTTGCGCGCCTGGTTGCTGGACAATGGCATCAAGGTTACGGCGACTGGTGGCGAGGCATCTGTCCTTCCGACCCAGAACCCGGATCAACTCGCTCTCTTCATCAAACGTGACATCGATGCCGTCTGGACTGTCGAACCCTGGGTGAGCCGCCTGGAAATGGAAGCTGGTGGAAAGATTTTCCTGGAAGACAAGAGTGCCTTTGCCACCATTCTGGCCTCCAGTGCCGCCTTCATCACCGAGCGTACGGAGCTGGCAAAAAAACTGATCGCCGCCCATCAGGAGCTAACGGAATGGATCCAGAAAAATCCAGCCGAGGCAAGAGAACTCATCAAATCAGAGCTGAAGGAATTGACGACAAAAGCGCCGGGAGATGAGCTCCTCGATCGTGCTTTGTCACGCGTCGTTCTAGCGACCGAAGTCAATCGTGCAGGCTTGGATGAAATGGTGATTTCCGCTCAAAAAGCGGGCTTCCTCAAAGACATTCCTTCTCTGGACGCCCTGCTGCCAAAACTTTGATCTGACCGCATGAGTATCCAAGAAGAGCTGGGAACCTCCAGCACTGCCAAGCTGAGTATCCAAAATGTGTCGAAGTTATACCGTGGCGCACGGCAGACTGTCAGTGCGCTGGAGGATATCAACATGGAGGTGGCAGACGGCGAGTTCGTCTGCCTCCTGGGGGCCAGTGGCTGCGGCAAAAGCACGCTCCTCAACCTCATCGCCGGGTTGGAAAAACCCACCGAGGGCAGCATCTACACCGATGGCCAGCCCATCACGGGGCCAGGTCGTCAGCGCATGGTCATGTTCCAGGACCATGCCTTGTTTCCCTGGCTGGATGTGATGGGTAATGTCCTCTTCGGGCTAAACCTGAAACCCGGCCTCACGCAGGCCGACCGGCGCGAACTGGCCATGTTTTATTTGAAGCTGGTGGGGCTTGAAAAATTCTCCCACGCCAATGTTCATGAGCTTTCTGGAGGCATGAAACAACGTGTGGCTCTGGCCCGTGCGCTGGCACCGAATCCGCAGGTGCTGCTGATGGATGAACCCTTCGCAGCACTGGATGCGATGACCCGAGAGCAGCTGTATGCGGATCTCCAAAACATCCAGCAAAAACGCCGCAAGACCGTTGTCTTTGTGACTCATAATGTGCGTGAAGCTGTGTGCCTGGGGGATCGCGTCATCCTCTTTACACCACGTCCTGGTCGCATCCACACAGAGTATAAAATAGACCTGCCGCGCCCACGCGACATCAATGATGTGGAGGTGGCCCAAGTAGCCCGCACCATCACCAATGACTTAAAACTTCACACCACCTCCGCTTCAGTATGATTCGCGCTCTTCGTTCCCTCATTTTCTTTGCCGTCATCATCGCCGTGTGGGAGGCGGCTTCGCGTGCCGGATGGTGGTCTCCCGTGCTGGTGCCAGCCCCGCTGGCCATTGGTGAATACCTCGTCACAGCGGTGAAAGACGGGTCCCTGTTTTCCGCAGGCTGTGTGACGATGAAAAGACTGGTTCTGGGATACCTCATCGGCTTGGGGGCTGGCATCCCTTTAGGACTTCTGACCGCCCGTTTCCGCTTTGCCACAGACACCCTCGGTGTACTGGCTCTCGGACTACAGACTCTGCCCAGCGTGTGCTGGGTACCGCTGGCCCTGCTTTGGTTCGGCCAGACAGAGACGGCCATGCTTTTCATCGTCATCATGGGCACGCTTTGGGCAGTGTTACTGGCCACGGATCACGGCATTCGCCAGATACCGCCTATCTATCGCCGTGCTGCTTCCACCATGGGTTCGGGGGGATTGCACCTGCTGTGGCATGTGCTGTTGCCAGCCAGCCTGCCACATCTGGTCAGCGGGATGAAGCAGGGCTGGGCCTTTGCCTGGCGCTCACTGATGGCAGCAGAAATCTATGTGACGGTACTGACTGGTTTTGGCCTTGGGCATCTGCTGCATTACGGTCGTGAATTGCAGGCCATGGACCAAGTGGCTGCCATCATGTTGGTGATCCTGCTCGTGGGCTTTGCGGCGGACAAGCTGCTGTTCAGTCCCTGGGAGTCCTTTTTGCGCAAGCGCTGGGGCCTGATCTAAGCGGGTAGGGCGGGCGGATTTCCCGCCCTGCATTTAATAATCTGCATGACATTTTTAAGGGCATGCTGTTAGGCTGCGCCCATGTCCCAATATCTCGTCCAGCCAGGAGACAACCCGACGAAGATTGCCAAAAAATTTGGCATGACGCTCGCCCAGTTTCAGAAAGCCAATCCGGGTCTGTGTGAATATGGGACAAACAACTGCAAAGTATTGTTTCCTGGCCAGGTACTGAACGTCGCCGGTGTCGTGACAGGGCAGCCGACAGAGGCTCCTGTAGCGCAGCCGACCAGCTTCAACGCACCCCCACCTTGGATGCAGATCGCCATCATGGAGCAGGGCGTGCAGGAATGGGCGGGGGCACGGGACAATCCCCGCATCCTGGAATATCTATCCAGTGTTGGCATCGGCGGCAGCCTGCTCAAGGACGAGACCGCCTGGTGCGCAGCCTTCACCTACTGGTGCCTTTGGAAATCAGGTTATCCAGGGCAGAAAAGCGCCCGTGTATCTGATTGGTGGAGCTGGGGTCGTCCAGTCGCCGCCACCTATGGCGCGCTTTGCATCCTTCAACCGCTGACGGTGGACCAGGCTGCCAGTGGGCACATCGGTTTCCTTCATGCGATGGACGCCAACAATGTCTGGCTGCTAAGTGGAAACTCTTCCAATCAGGTGCGCATCAGTGCCTACCCGAAAAGTAAGCTCATCCATAACTCACCCTATCGCTGGCCCTTTTAACCACCATGATTCCTGAACTCCCCGTCGCCATCCGGCATTATCGTCCCGAGGATCTGGAACTCTTGCGGCAGATCACTGTGGATTCCTTTGGTGCCGTCGCCTTTGACCAAATGCTGGAGGACCGTCTCGGCATCTGGAATGACCGGGATTGGAAAGCGCGGAAGGCCGATAACATCAATGACGATTGCGTGGTCAATCCCGATGGCTGTTTCGTGGCGGAGCGTGGAAATGAAATCCTCGGATACATCACCACCCGGGTGGACCGGGTGAATTCCATCGGTCGTATTCCAAATTTGGCGGTGGTGGAGGCTGCTCGCGGTTTGGGCCTGGGACGGCGTCTGATCCATCATGCTTTAGACTACTTCCGCGATCAGAAACTGCGCGTGGCCAAGATTGAGACCATGGCTTCCAATGTGATCGGACAAAATCTATATCCAAGCTGTGGTTTTGAAGAAATCGGCCGCCAAGTGCATTTTGCCATGCGACTTTAAGACTATCCTCCTCGTATCTAGATGAGGGAATGCAGATGCACTCATTCAGCCACCAGCCAACGTATCCCTTCCAGTTATGAATGCAAAATTTCTCCTTCGCGCCAGCCTGACGACGCTTTGTTTGGCCATGGCTATCGGCCTCACCAGTTGTACCTCTGCATTGGAGCGTCGCATCGCCCGGAATCCTGATCTGTATAACAAGCTGCCTACCAGTGATCGAATGCTGGTTGAGCAGGGGCGTATCCGTGAAGGATTCACCAAGGAATCGGTATTCCTCTCCTGGGGAAGGCCAGATCAAGTCTCTGAGGGCAGTCAGAAGGGGACCAAGATAGAAAAATGGACCTATGTGGGCACTCAGCCCGTCTATACAGATAGCTTTGGCTGGGGCGGTATGGGCTGGGGGAGAGGGTATGGCCGTGGTTACGGTTATTACGGTGCCTGGGACCCCTTCTGGGGCGGCTATGGACCGACTGTGACTTATGTCCCGTATAAGGCAGCATCCGTCACCTTCCGTGGTAACCGAGTGACTGAATACCTTCGTGGGCCTCAGTAACCCCCGCCGTGGTGGTTGCTTAGCCTGGCCTTATTCCTTTCTCGTTACCTGCGTTCGTACTGTGCTGCCGGGGTTCATCAAGTCATCCCGCTCCAGCCCAGTCAGCGCCTGGAGGCGTCTCAGCATCCAGAAGAGGAGCAGAAGGGTAGCCCCCATCATAGGCACACCGATGACGATGAATCCCACCCAGTTTTGCCGTCCGATGGCCTGTGTATAGGCCTCAGTACCCGGAACAGTACCTTCCAGGTAATACATCACCAGGAGCGCATTCGCCACGGCGGATAGCATCATGGTTCCTGCCAGAGCCCAGGATGCTTTGCCCAGCAACTGGTGATACGCCAGCTTTTTACCCTGCGTATCCAAGCTGCCCTGGAGGAGGGGATGGTTGATCACTTGCGGGTTGAGCAGCAGTTCAGTGACCAGGGGTTTCCTCCAATAATAGCTCAGCGGAAAAGCCAGGCCCAAGAAAACCGGGAACGCCGCCTCTTTCACAGCGAACCAGATCGCGCTCAGATTCAGTAGGCCCAGTCCCCCCGTCACCAGAATGGCCACCAGTCCTAGGACAGAAAAGAAATTCAGCCCGCGTTTTTTGACAAAGCAGTAAATCCCAAATCCCAGCGGCATCAGCAATGCTACCACCAATGCCCAGGCTGGCCCCAGACGCTCCGGTTTGCTCAGGGATTCCAGCACCACCGAGGGCAGGATGATCGTCAGTAAAAGATCCGCGAGGGGATGCGGCTGTTCTTTGGTTTGAATGGTGGGCATGCGAGCAGATGAAAATGGACAGAAAACGCAAATGGGAAACCACCAAGCACTAAAACTTCAGAACTGCACCCACCGACCTCACATTGCCTGGCGATTACCTATACGCGCGCCCCTTTATTTGTATCGCCCCCCTATTCGTTTCATTTCAACAAACGAGGCACCATTGACCCGCCCCCGGATCGTGCGCTATGAAATCGGCATGGCATTCCCTCTTCGTTCTCCTCGCGACATGATCGGCGGCATTATGGTCTTGGGCCGTATTCTCGATAAAATCCGCCTCAATGCAGTTAGCGGCTTGCCTCCAGGGTATCACCTGGACGTCATTCCTGGCAGCCGCACCTTTGATGACCGCATCTGCTGCCTGCTGGGCGTGGAATTCGCGGCACTCAGCGCACGTACATTGCAGGGTGGCACGGATGAAGAAGTGCTGGAGTGGTGTTTTGAAAACGGTAGGAAACCCGACAAGGAACACATCGAAATCTTCAATGGATTCATGATGAAACGCGGCTGGCGGGATGCTGCCACCAATGGCCTCATTCAACAGCGTGCCGAGGCCGGTCTGGCGCATCGTGAAGACATCGTGACATTTTTTGATCTCATGGATGTGGAAGAAGGACGCGCACCGTGAGGGCGAGCCGCGTTTAGTCTGGCAAGTATCGATTTAAATCGCTCGTCATTGGGCGCTTCCTGCCCATCATCGCGCGCTCATTCATGGAACCTTATTATGTCATCGGCCTGCTGATAGGGGCTGTCATTCTCTTCGCCACGGAAAAGATCTCGGTGGATCTGGTCACGCTCGGCCTGCTGAGCCTGCTGGTGATGATGGGCATACTGAATGTACAAGAAGCCTTCGCCGGTTTTGGCAATGAGGTCATCGTGATGCTAGGCTCCATCTTCATCATCGGTGCCGCGCTACGGGATACAGGGGTGCTCGATAGCCTGGGAGGCCTTTTGGCGCGGACAACTGGCGGCCATCCCCGGCGGGTGGCCGCAGGCATGATGAGCAGTGTGGGGGCCATCTCCGCCTTCATGAACAATACCACGGTGACCGCCATGTTTCTTGGCCCGGTCATCGGCATGGCGCGGAGGTTAAAGATTTCTCCCTCACGCTTGCTCATGCCCCTTTCATTTGCCTCCATTCTGGGCGGCACTTGCACCCTTATTGGCACCTCCACCAATGTCGCTGTCAGCGGGGCTATGAAGCAGCGTGGCCTGGAGGAGGTCGGGATGTTTGAAATCTCGTATATCGGACTCATTCTCTTTGGGGTGGGCTTGGCCTATCTCATCACAGTTGGCATGAGGTGGGTTCCGGAGCGGGATCGATCCGAGCATGATGATGAAGGTGGCCAGATTCGTGAATACCTGTCTGAAGTGGAAATCCTTCCAGATTCACCCCTCATCGGTCAGGTGGCTTTCAACTCTGACTTTTCCGTTCTCGAATTTCAGGTCGTTAAGTTACACCGGGGAGAAGTCGACCTGCCCATTGGTCCGCATACCCT
Proteins encoded in this window:
- a CDS encoding alginate export family protein, producing the protein MNSPFIHRLAHLKAMTPTILVVASFVVLASAEETKKESYYRAPKSYSTTRDTDVPRYARRASEIGWDTLKNADWLDLGLDYRFRYEHRDDDLRRNQAILDEPLLHRTRAYLGIRDILDPFRFAVEMQDSRRYNGNFPKDNRDVNEFQIIRLYAELYFDDALGTDAFGNKRPLSIRYGIHNFEFLDRRLIGNNQWRNTANAFQGFQGALGQESNDCQLDLLAVQPLDRLLYGWDRPVKEQWFYAAIGHWRRWSDIITLEPYYLALNQSAYDEVEERLVHSPGLRGYGTVGKTGFDYDFSLTYQFGYNGARDVKAYAGTAEIGYSFKQPWSPRLSFFYGYASGDRDPNDNEDNRFERFFGFGRPWSANDYIVYENISTPKLRLELTPSKKVRMDLGYSYYWVASDKDRFSGGGLRDPQGNSGSMIGHEFDGRIRWQVTPKVEAILGYAHFTPGDFTRNQGRPDDTDFAYLEISIKAF
- a CDS encoding ABC transporter substrate-binding protein, producing the protein MNRRHFLTTLGAAGLASCSKKPVDANAPLRFGHFPNITHIQGLVAHALSRQGKGWFEPRLGVPVEWFVYNAGPSATEAIFARSLDVTYIGPSPVLNAYAKSKGSEVRVLAGAATGGSALVVRPDSGINTPADFRGKRIATPQLGNTQDVQLRAWLLDNGIKVTATGGEASVLPTQNPDQLALFIKRDIDAVWTVEPWVSRLEMEAGGKIFLEDKSAFATILASSAAFITERTELAKKLIAAHQELTEWIQKNPAEARELIKSELKELTTKAPGDELLDRALSRVVLATEVNRAGLDEMVISAQKAGFLKDIPSLDALLPKL
- a CDS encoding ABC transporter ATP-binding protein, whose translation is MSIQEELGTSSTAKLSIQNVSKLYRGARQTVSALEDINMEVADGEFVCLLGASGCGKSTLLNLIAGLEKPTEGSIYTDGQPITGPGRQRMVMFQDHALFPWLDVMGNVLFGLNLKPGLTQADRRELAMFYLKLVGLEKFSHANVHELSGGMKQRVALARALAPNPQVLLMDEPFAALDAMTREQLYADLQNIQQKRRKTVVFVTHNVREAVCLGDRVILFTPRPGRIHTEYKIDLPRPRDINDVEVAQVARTITNDLKLHTTSASV
- a CDS encoding ABC transporter permease → MIRALRSLIFFAVIIAVWEAASRAGWWSPVLVPAPLAIGEYLVTAVKDGSLFSAGCVTMKRLVLGYLIGLGAGIPLGLLTARFRFATDTLGVLALGLQTLPSVCWVPLALLWFGQTETAMLFIVIMGTLWAVLLATDHGIRQIPPIYRRAASTMGSGGLHLLWHVLLPASLPHLVSGMKQGWAFAWRSLMAAEIYVTVLTGFGLGHLLHYGRELQAMDQVAAIMLVILLVGFAADKLLFSPWESFLRKRWGLI
- a CDS encoding C40 family peptidase; this encodes MSQYLVQPGDNPTKIAKKFGMTLAQFQKANPGLCEYGTNNCKVLFPGQVLNVAGVVTGQPTEAPVAQPTSFNAPPPWMQIAIMEQGVQEWAGARDNPRILEYLSSVGIGGSLLKDETAWCAAFTYWCLWKSGYPGQKSARVSDWWSWGRPVAATYGALCILQPLTVDQAASGHIGFLHAMDANNVWLLSGNSSNQVRISAYPKSKLIHNSPYRWPF
- a CDS encoding GNAT family N-acetyltransferase, whose translation is MIPELPVAIRHYRPEDLELLRQITVDSFGAVAFDQMLEDRLGIWNDRDWKARKADNINDDCVVNPDGCFVAERGNEILGYITTRVDRVNSIGRIPNLAVVEAARGLGLGRRLIHHALDYFRDQKLRVAKIETMASNVIGQNLYPSCGFEEIGRQVHFAMRL
- a CDS encoding VC0807 family protein — translated: MPTIQTKEQPHPLADLLLTIILPSVVLESLSKPERLGPAWALVVALLMPLGFGIYCFVKKRGLNFFSVLGLVAILVTGGLGLLNLSAIWFAVKEAAFPVFLGLAFPLSYYWRKPLVTELLLNPQVINHPLLQGSLDTQGKKLAYHQLLGKASWALAGTMMLSAVANALLVMYYLEGTVPGTEAYTQAIGRQNWVGFIVIGVPMMGATLLLLFWMLRRLQALTGLERDDLMNPGSTVRTQVTRKE
- a CDS encoding DUF5069 domain-containing protein gives rise to the protein MAFPLRSPRDMIGGIMVLGRILDKIRLNAVSGLPPGYHLDVIPGSRTFDDRICCLLGVEFAALSARTLQGGTDEEVLEWCFENGRKPDKEHIEIFNGFMMKRGWRDAATNGLIQQRAEAGLAHREDIVTFFDLMDVEEGRAP